The sequence below is a genomic window from Lodderomyces elongisporus chromosome 2, complete sequence.
ATCAATCATGGAACTGGCATGATGAAGAAATCTATACATCAATCGTAATACTTGCGTGCTCATTTCTTCGCCTGCATTATCTGGAACTTCTGCTTGGTAatcaaaagagagaatCTTAATAGCTTCGTTGGCCAAAAGAATAATTTCCTCCAGGCACTGGTATATTGTTTCGTAAACCTGGTGATCAATCACTACTTTCGAATGGTGTCGATTTTTGAGGTCGTCTCCACTAGCGTTTAGAAAAGTATTTTTTGAACTAAAAAATGGATTGCACCAGTTCCCTCCATTAAACTCATCAGAAAGAAATCTAGGAAATATCTGCGGAAGAATGTTTGATCTTTCTTGACCCTCGTCGTCTGAAACATCGGAAGAGTCATAATCTTGTACCTTAACCATTTTTCCCGAtgtaatttttaaaaacacTTGTATCATCGCCTCAGCATTACTCCTCAAAGTTTCTATTGCACGTAAAGCTctaattttaaattttgtttgtaaTTGCTCGGTACTCTTCAGTAGCTCCTGTGGGTCCATACCATTCGGcctaatttgtttttctttctccatATTGTCCTTCTTCTGCATGCCGTTGTCGTCGTAGTCGTAGTCGTTAGtgtcattgttgttgtcgtgGTGGTGAATATTATGGCGATGGTGGCCACTAAATAAAAGTGAACCGTTCATTTGTATTTGCGAAAAAGAGTCACAGACTTTGACTAGTTTCCGTCTGATAATCTTCTCATGTTTATGATTGACATAATCTGCTTGATCTAGTCTTGCTGCTGCGCAtagcaccaccaacaacttGTTCAACCTCGACATGTGAGTATCGTACCATTGTCGGTTCGCAATTTCAAAGGATTTGTTTATCAAATCGAGAATGTAGTTTAATTGTTCCTGCAAACTAGTCCACTGAGCAATGTCGGAAGCATGATTATAAAACAAGTTTTTCATAGCAAAAAATGGTCGACTAAACTGATGATAAGACGAAACGCTGCTTTGAGAGCTCACAGACGACTGTGATCCTCTTTTCATAGATTCAAATGATGCATTTGAAGAGCCTTCTCGTTGTCCAAGAACATTCTCTGAGGTTTGAACACCGCTGAGCTGGTATATTGTACTATCGGTAATGATATTCACTTTTGGAAAGGACAACTTGAGTGGGCAGAAATCTGGATCGAACGAAACTGTTGGTGTGGATTCACAAAAGACATTTAACTCGTCGCAATAGAACAGAAGGTCACCTTTGGTGGTGTACCTCGGGATCCATGTAACCGTTTTACCAGTTTTTCGTCGATATTCCTCGGCTAGTAAACCTGCTTCCTCGACATCGGTAAAATTCACCTCACTATTACTGCTACCACCGTTGTCTCCACCACTACCATCAATACCGTTTCCACTGGCACTACTGGCATAATCACTAACTCGAGCAAGTTCAGTTGCTCTTGGTTCACCATCCATTGAGTCTTTCTCGAACTGGAGTTCTTGCTCAGAATTCAAACTCGAATAATGGCGGGTTGGTGGTGGCTCTGGAAGACTTAGTGATTGAGAGTATTTATGGTTAGAAAGTCTAGAATCATACCCAGGCACAGCCAACAGATCCAAATTTTCCAGGCTTTTCATAGATGGTTCCGTTTCGCTTGAAGAAGGTTgctttggtttctttgATGTCGTTATTGCATTTGTCGATTCTGGTGGCTGGCTCGTTTCTGAACTTGCAAAACTGACAACTGAATTCTTCCTACTAGTGTTCAGTGGAGTCGATTTTTCGCCGTCCTGGAGACTACGTTGCAATAGATTTGTAAATGATGGGATGAGCACATTGGCGGCGGTGTTTGCTGCTGTCAAGGAGTCTAACTCCTTGTTATCCTTTAGTTTCTTTAAAACGGGTTGCACATAATTGACAGAGCGTACATAGCTGTGAGGGAACCAGCCCCTATAAAGCCGACCCGTGTTTTCAATAATGACACCATCCCACCATCCAGATGCAGATTTGGCCAATACATGTATGGTGTCACCTAAAGTCAATGATAAGTGAGAAGAATTGGTCCCCGAAAAATCATACAAAGCAATCACTGTGTCAACAGACTTGAGCTTATCCAATGGGTTAGATTTGTAATTCGATGGAATTGCATCGGGTGCAATCTCCTCTGGCAATCCCAGTTTCAAAACCATTGTACAGTTCTGAGGAGGATGTGCGGTGGAAAGGGGGGGTGGACAAAGATGGGatagaaacaagaaagataATGGAGTGCAAATGGAGTGCAAATGGGGTGGGGGGAAGTTTATATTCGGGGTGTGAAAAGTTGTTAGTCTAATTAATTCCAAACAAGACTTGACAGAGGTGTGTTCATAATACTGTGGTACTTGTTCAATCTATGAAAAGTTGTTAAATTCTCTTTTCGGAGTAAAATTGGTGTGAGTCCTGGTTTCTCTGTATTCTTCActgtgttttatttttaaaaaatgtatatacttttttttttagtttgttttgtaacTGTAAAGTAGGAAAAGGTAGATGTCGGTGGAGTAATAAAATCAtcaattcatttttttttgtgtcaGAATTAATATTGACCAAAGAAGATGAGACAGTGAAAGCGAGAAAAagggagagaaagagagtgtgtgaaagaaaaagagggagagaaaaaaaagaggcaccagcacacacacacacacacacacacacacacacacgc
It includes:
- the CDC25 gene encoding cell division cycle- protein encodes the protein MVLKSGLPEEIAPDAIPSNYKSNPLDKLKSVDTVIALYDFSGTNSSHLSLTLGDTIHVLAKSASGWWDGVIIENTGRLYRGWFPHSYVRSVNYVQPVLKKLKDNKELDSLTAANTAANVLIPSFTNLLQRSLQDGEKSTPSNTSRKNSVVSFASSETSQPPESTNAITTSKKPKQPSSSETEPSMKSSENLDSLAVPGYDSRLSNHKYSQSLSLPEPPPTRHYSSLNSEQELQFEKDSMDGEPRATELARVSDYASSASGNGIDGSGGDNGGSSNSEVNFTDVEEAGLLAEEYRRKTGKTVTWIPRYTTKGDLSFYCDELNVFCESTPTVSFDPDFCPLKLSFPKVNIITDSTIYQLSGVQTSENVLGQREGSSNASFESMKRGSQSSVSSQSSVSSYHQFSRPFFAMKNLFYNHASDIAQWTSLQEQLNYILDLINKSFEIANRQWYDTHMSRLNKLLVVLCAAARLDQADYVNHKHEKIIRRKLVKVCDSFSQIQMNGSLLFSGHHRHNIHHHDNNNDTNDYDYDDNGMQKKDNMEKEKQIRPNGMDPQELSKSTEQLQTKFKIRALRAIETLRSNAEAMIQVFLKITSGKMVKVQDYDSSDVSDDEGQERSNILPQIFPRFLSDEFNGGNWCNPFFSSKNTFLNASGDDLKNRHHSKVVIDHQVYETIYQCSEEIILLANEAIKILSFDYQAEVPDNAGEEMSTQVLRLMYRFLHHASSMIDVMESFDFTVFCLVRNNGSDSDATVATAATAATAATASGVGNEGDVLQMTDTLQNIRIQESDDFNNNFTFDHPTVLEFFQLKQQFHDNISKIVMATQFLTIEGSRFFECKKDNKTLFYDKDIMKNYIEKTAMLLTNVLLETSNTSESGVLSECLNEAIRYCQTAEELTSKLIDERETIINYASRVMQDNFDVQLLLLERNHTAQMEKTEDHSYYSGAQKMTEELPWYLEGDEEQDLLLDAKGNIKGGTKEALICHLTHHDLFDSNFNANFLLTFSTMMSLGELIMLLIVRFDVGPPEGLSFEEYNTWISRKQSPIRLRVMNIMKLLVEKNWSPSYYNESILKRWLAFAESAAVQSYSIGRLLAADLRRLLAGEMQYTERKPVIPNTKPPAPLTKGSSITKKTKLMDIDYVELARQLTLREFRIYCQISKYACLAKVWGKKSGLTESTETITNFIKASNQLTNFVAYMILRKAEPKKRIQTIRYFIQVAEKCRQYNNFSSMTAIISALYSSPIHRLHKTWSFASPESLAHLKNMNKLMNSTRNFNEYRDVLKFIGSEPCVPFFGVYLSDLTFVYHGNPDFLLNRTRMINFAKRAKTSEIVSGIDRFKNAGYNFLEVFEIQRFLDSWFAQCPSIDEQYQISLQLEPREQNSNSNLSSNSTTTAFKNLRAS